The nucleotide window tgagacaaggtcttgctctgtcacccaggctggagtacagtggtgcgatcttggcgcactgcaatctctgactcctagattcaagcaatcctcccacctcagcctcccgagtagctgggagcacaggcccacatcaccacacctggctaattttttgtatttttggtagagatggggtttcaccatgttggccaggctggtctcgaactcctggcctcaagtgatcctcctgcctcagcctcccaaagtgcttggattacaggtgtgagccactaacacggccattttaaacagtgaaatcaccaaagaaaaagcacaaaaatgtggaaaatgtggCACTAAATAGCCCATGGAAGGAACTTGAGTACATTATGAGcattaaaactagaaagtagAGTATTACCTTGTTCAGCCTCAGCTGGGAAAATGTGCTGGATGACTTAACTTTTTGATCACTATGTGCATGTCTGAAAATGACCATAAAAGTGCCATGAGTACTGATGTTAGGGTTACAAGTAAGTTTTAGCAAGTAGGTAAATTTGCAAATAGGGAATCCATGAATAACAAGAATCAgctgtatatgtatgcatgtctatatatacatgtatatgggTACATATATACAATCTAGTGATTAATTTCATGAATAGTGATATTGAAAGCAGAGAATATTCACATGCCCATCTTCTTCTACTTGGCTTAGAGGACTCTGCTTGCCAAACCCTTGCCCTCAGGACAAAATGTAACTTCCCTGGGAATCAAATTATTCCACTAGCAAATATGTAAAGACACTGATATTGGGAGATTCCCGAACAGCTCACTCAGACCACCCTACAATACAGCTTGGTCATGAAATACTGCTCACTTGTTCGTTATTTCCATGTTTTTCCTCTTCCAGTCTTAATGATGAACAAACAGACAGGAATTTCCAAAGATCTGAAGAATGTCTCTAGCAGGTAAgtccaaaacagacaaaaaaaaaaaattaaaggaaaattataactcttagaaattaaaaaagtCTTTAGGAGAAAAACTCAATAGAGAGTTGAAAGATAAAATTAGGAAAATCTCCCAGAAAGTAAAGTAAAATGGCATAGAAATGGCAAAGAAACAAGCAAAGTAGAATACTGGTCCAGACGGGTCTACTCCAAATAATACttcaagagagaaaaaggagaaaatatgaggaagagaataaaaatattttaaaattatttccaaaaaagaAGGACATAAACCTCCTGtggtggttaatactgagtgtcaacttgattggattgaaggatgcaaagtattgatcatgggtgtgcctgtgagggtgttgccaagggagattaacacttgagtcattgggctgggaaaggcagacccactgtcagtctgggtgggcacaatctagtCAGCTGCCAGCAAGGCTAGAAtgtaaagcaggaagaaaaatatgaaaaaactaGACTGGCCTAACCTcctagcctacatctttctcccgtgctggatacttcctgcccttgaacatcagactccaagttcttcagttttgggactcagactggctctcctttctcctcagcttgcagacggcctattgtgggaccttgtgatcatgtgagttaatacttaataaatttcCCTTTATATACATTTCCTATTAGTTcagtctctctagagaaccctgactaatacagatttttgtACCAGGAGTTCTAGAAGAACAGAATATTAAGAATGGAGTTCTTTCAtcggttttggggtttctggagttggctgcttaatataaTTAGATCCAAAAATGCCAAGGACTCTATTTCTAATAGTATGGAAAACACTGAgagtccttggcatgaactgtttagagagttataataataataatgcatttgaCACACCTGATTCAttgctcatgagaggcaaggagtttagtgactctatacgtaatacctttgaccatatgtggagaaccaaggaacataatgaagctggttagttgctcctaagttcagtggacaaagtgatgaaagaaaatgatgaattcaGGGATTTTTaactcccagcttcagaagcagatacttagcctcaaatctgctaagattgcccagagtgagagtcttatctcctttagagaaagagctgaaattatgGAAAAACAGATACAAGCTTTTATCATGCAAGTGGCTGAGctgcaatgaaaggtgcatgcacagcctcgcCAGGTGTCTGCTATTAAAGTGAGGTCATTGGTtggaaaagaatgagaccctgcaaCTTTGAATGGGGACATGTGGGAgtaccctgatgaagctggggacactgagtttgtaaactctgatggaccttttttgccagaagaaacagcttccccatccccagtagtggcaacatcccttCCCTGACCCATGCtaccatcagcctttccacctttgtctgaagAGATAAACCCTgcgctgcctgaggcaacagttaTGGCCTCCCCcaaggcagttgccaggcaagataatgttgattctcctcagaaaCCACCCCCAACACCTCTGTTTGCTTCTAGATCTATAAATAGACAAAAGTCTTGGAGGGCCCTAGAAGTGAGGTTGAGAATGTGACCCATGAGAGGTGTGATACACTCAAAAAGAACTGTTTTCTAACTtacataaacagaaatctggagaacaggcatgggaatggatattaagggtgtgggataatagTGGAaagaacatagagttggatcaggctgaatttatagATTGGGGGACACTAAATAgagactctgcatttaatgttgcagatCAGGGAGTTTTATAAAAATCTaacagtttatttgcttggttagctgaaatacggattaaaagatggcccactgtgagcaagctggaaatgcctgatctcccttggtttaatgtagaagAAGGGACCCAAAGGCTTAGGGATGGTGgggtggattagtcactttagacctactcatcccatcCAGGAGGGTCCAGAaaatatacccttgaccaatgccttgtgaaACAGATTTgagagggcagcacctgcatctttgaagagtcTTGTAATTGCCCTTCTCtatatgtcagatctaacagtgggataCACAGTCAcccaactacaaaatttaaatacaatgggaataggccaggtgcagtggtggcttatgcctgtaatcccagcactctggaaagctgaggtgggcagatcacttaaggtcaggagttcaagacaacccTGGCAAACATGataaaatccagtctctactaaaaatacaaaaattagctgggtgtggtgctgggcacctgcagtcccacatactcaggaggctgaggcagggaatcctttgaacctgggaggtggagattgcagtgagccaagattatgtcactgcactgcagtctgggtaacagaaagatacttcatctcaaaaacaaaaaaaataaataaaagaataaataaataaattgatatgatttgtctgtgtccccaccaaactctccatgtgaattttatctctcagaattcccacatgttgtgggagggacccaggggaaggtaattgaatcatgggggctggtctttcccatgctattctcctcATAGTGAATgagtttcacgagatctgatggatttTTCAGGGGTtcccacttttgcttcttcctcattttctcttgctgccaacatgtaagaagtgcctttcacctcctgccatgattctgagtcctccccagccatgtggtactgtaagtccaattaaacctctttttcttcccagtctcaggtatgtctttatcagtattgtgaaaacagactaatacagtgaattggtaccagtagagtggggtgttgctgaaaagatacccaaaaatgtgaaagtgactttggaactggataacaggcagaggttggaacagtctgGAGGGCTCGGAAGAAGACGGGAAGATGTGGGAAAgcttggaacctcctagagacttgttgaatggctttgacaaaaatgctgatagtgatatgaacaataaggtccaggttgaggtggtctcagatggagatgaggaacttgttgggaactggagaaaaggtgactcttgttatgttttatcaaagagactggtggcattttgccccatcctagagatttgtggaaatttgaacttgagagagatgaattagggtatctggcggaagaaatttctaagtagcaaagcatcaAAAGGttacttgggtgctgttaaaagcattccattttaaaagggaaacaacataaaagttcagaaaatctgCAActtgatgatgcagtagaaaagaaaaatccattttttttaggagaaattcaagctggctgcagaaatttgcataagtagcaaggagtctaatgttaatccccaaaacCATGGAAAAAATGTCTctaggccatgtcagagaccttcacagcagcccctcccatctaTCGcaggcccagaggtctaggaggaaaatgTGGTTTTATGGGGTAGGGCCCAGGGTCCCCACGtacagtctagggacttggtgccctgtgttctagccactccagctgtggctgattggtgccaatgtacagctcaggctgtaGCTTCAGAGGGtagaagccccaagccttggcagcttccacatggtgctgAGCCtacgggtgcacagaagtcaaaaacGTTTGGGAACGTccccctagatttcagaagatgtatggaaacacctggatgcccaggcaaaagtttgctgcaggggcggggcactcatggagaacctctgctagggcagtgaggaagggaTATCTGGGGTTGGaatccccacacagagtccctactggggcactgcctagtggagctatgagaagagggccaccgtcctccagaccccagaatggtagatccactgacagtttgaACTGTGTGGCTCAAAAAGCCAccgacactcaacaccagcccatgaaaacaggcaggaaggaggctgtaccctgcaaagccacagaggcagagctgcccaagaccatgggaacccacctcttgcatcagcatgacctggatgtgagacatggagtcagaggagatcattttggaacgttaaaatttgactgccctgctggatttcacaTTTGcttgggccctgtaacccctttttCTGgagcagtttctcccatttgaaatggctgtatttacccaatacctgtacccccattttatctaggaagtatctagcttgcttttgatttttacagctcataggtggaagggacttgtcttgtttcagatgagactttggactgtggacttttgggttaatgctgaaatgagttaagactttgggagacggtggagaaggcatgattggttttgaaatgtgaggacatgagatttggaggagccaggagcagaatgatatggtttggttgtgtccctacccaaatctccacttgaattttatctcccagaattcctatgtgttttgggagggacccagaggaaGATAACTAAGTGCGGtccggtctttcccatgctattctcgtgatagtgaatgagtctcatgagatctgatgggtttatcagggattccacttttacttcttcctcagtttctcttgctgccaccatgtaagtaATGTATTttgcttctgccatgattctgaggcctccccagccatgtggaactgttaagtcTGATTAAACTTCTtattcttcccagtctcaggtatgtctttatcagcagcatgaaaacagactaaaacataaatttaaaaagtaagaaataaatacagTGGGAATATTTGGATCCCAAGGTGGCAGGGGTCAAGTGGCAGCACTCagccatcaaaggcaaggtgcaCGTAGCTACTGTAATGGAGTACAGAGGCAAAGTGGCaacaatcagaatagtctgactcatatAATACTCTGGCACTGactaattaatcacagtgtttCTAGAAGCGAAATTGATATGAAGCCTACTgcatttttacttaatttatataagcagaaaacttctaggtcgaATGAACAAAAGACCAatctgaattataaaaacagagaatcatggccccttaatttccagacttgagccagtttacagacccagagctgcttgaatgaaggggaggccgtGTCCCCTTGAAAAAGGACTCCATTACACTACTgacaatttatgctgttaatctttctcccatccttccccaagaaGACCTCTGGCCTTCTTGGCCAGGGTAACtatgcactggggaaagggaaatgatcagatatTTTGGGAACTACCGGatactggctctgagctgatgttgattccagggaacccaaaacatcattgtggtcctccagttaaagtacgggcttatggaggtcaggtaataaTGGAGTTTCAACTCAGGTccgacttacagtgggtccagtgggttcTCGGACCATCCGGGTCATTTCCCCAGCGCCAGAATAcaaaattggcatagacatacttagtaGCTGGCAGAagccccacattggctccctgattGGTCGGGTGAGGATTATTATGGTgagaaaggccaaatggaagccactAGCGCTGTctttacctagaaaaatagtaaatcaaaaacagtatCACATCCCTGGAGGGACTGTGGCGATTAGTGCCACCATTAAGGACTTGAAAGACTCAGGGGTGGTGATTCCTACCACATCCctattcaactctcccatttggcctgtgcagaagacagatggatctggAAGAAtaacagtggattatcataagcttaaccaagtggtgactccaactgcagctgctgtaccagatgtggtttcactgcttgagcaaattaacacatttcttggtacctggtatgcagccattggcTTGGCAAATGcccttttctccattcctgtccataaggcccaccagaagcaatttgccttcagctggcaaggccagcaatatgcCTTTACTGTTCTACCTCAGAGGTATATtaactctctggctttgtgtcataatcttattcagagagactttgctcattttttgcttccacaagatatcacgctggtccattacattgatgacattatgctgattggatccagtgagcaagaagtagtaaacacactggacttattggtaaGGTATTtgtgtgccagaggatgggaaatctGATGAAAATTCAGGGAACTTCTTCCTCAATAAAATTTCTAGGGGCCCAGTGCTATGGGTcctgtcaagatattccttctaaggtgaaggataagttgctgcatttggcccctcctaccaCCAAGAAAGAGGCATAATGTCTAGTGggtctatttggattttggaggcaacacatttctcatttgggtgtgttaatgtggcccatttattgagtgacctgaaaggctgccagttttgagtggggtccagaacaggagaaggctctgcaatagatccaggctgctgtgcaagctgctctgtcAATTGGGCCATAtaacccagcagatccaatgtacttgaggtgtcagtggcagatagtgATGCTGTTtagagcctttggcaggcccccaaAGGTGAATCACAgcggaggcctctaggattttggagtaaggctctgccatcttctgcagataaccactctccttttgagagacagctcttggcctgatACTGGGCTTTGGTGAAACTGAACGTCTGACTGTGGGTCATCAAGCCACCATGCAACCTGatctgcctatcatgaactgagTGTTTTCTGACTCATCTAGCCATAGAGtaggtcatgcacagcagcattccatcatcaaatggaagtggtacaTACGTGATCGGGCTCAAGCAGGTCCTAAAGGCACAAGTAacttacatgaggaagtggctcaaatgcccatggtctccactcctgccaccctgccttctctcccccagcctgcaccgatgcctcatggggagttccctatgatcagttgacagaaaAAGACTAGAGtatggttcacagatggttctgcacaatatggaggcaccacccaaaagtggacagctgcctttctaggacatccctgaaagCGGTGAGGGAAAAtgttcccagtgggcagaactttaaTCAGTGCACTTGCTTGTGCACTTTGCATGAAAGGAGAAATGgtcagatgtgtgattatatactgattcatgggctgttgccagtggtttggctggatagtcagggacttggaagacgCATgcttggaaaattggtgacaaagaaatttggggaagaggtatgtggatggacctctctgagggGTCAAAAACTgggaagatatttgtatcccatgtgaatGCTCACCAACTggtgacctcagcagagaaggattttaataatcaagtggataggatgacctgttctgtggacaccactcagcttCTTTCCCCAGCCAACCCTGTCGtcgcccaatgggcccatgaacaaagtggccatggtggcaggaatgcaggttatgcatgggctcagcaacatggacttccactcaccaaagCTGACCTGACTACAGCCattgctgagtgcccaattttccagcaacagagaccaacactgagacCTCGATATGGCACCATTTCTCAGGGTGATCAGCCAACTATCTGCTGGCAGGTTGATTATGTTGAACCTcctccatcatggaaagggcagaggtttctcct belongs to Macaca thibetana thibetana isolate TM-01 chromosome 4, ASM2454274v1, whole genome shotgun sequence and includes:
- the LOC126952603 gene encoding uncharacterized protein LOC126952603, producing the protein MWMDLSEGSKTGKIFVSHVNAHQLVTSAEKDFNNQVDRMTCSVDTTQLLSPANPVVAQWAHEQSGHGGRNAGYAWAQQHGLPLTKADLTTAIAECPIFQQQRPTLRPRYGTISQGDQPTICWQVDYVEPPPSWKGQRFLLTGIDTHSGYGFAYPPCNASAKTTIRGLIACFIHCHGIPQSIASDQDTHFTAKEVWQWPHAHGIHWSHHVLHHPEAVGFIEQWNGLLKSQSQHQLGDNTLKGWVKFSRRPCMIYYSTTEVRKSMHAIQEIY